The nucleotide sequence TCCAGCAGTAACGCCAAGGTTCTTTCATAACATCCAATAGAAGTTCTGTGTATAACATAAGGATATTTTTTAGTACCGTCAGAATCAACATACTCCATACCAAATCTTTCAGCTAGCTGAAAGTCAATTTGAATAGTAATCAATGTGTCCTCTTTGCCATATACATTTTTTATCTGAATGTCAAGCTTAGGTCCATAAAAAGCGGCTTCTCCATCCTCTTCAGTATAGTCGATACCCATGTCGTCCAGGATTACACGCATTCTGTCCTGAACTTCTTCCCATTGCTCCGGACTTCCTATATACTTGTCCCTATCATTTTCATCCCATTTTGAAAAACGGTAGCTAACGTCGTCATCAAGACCTAATACTTCCAGCATATATTTCGCAAGGTCCAAACATCCGGAAAATTCATCCTCAAGCTGGTCAGGACGGCAAGCCAAATGCCCTTCTGATATTGTGAACTGACGCACACGAATTAATCCGTGCATTTCACCGGAATCCTCATTTCTAAACAAAGTAGAAGTCTCATTATATCTCAAAGGCAGGTCACGGTAACTCCTCATATCAGCCAAATATGCCTGGAACTGGAAAGGACAGGTCATAGGACGAAGTGCAAAAACTTCTCCCTCTGCATCAGGGTCGCCTAAAACAAACATTCCGTCACGGTAATGATCCCAATGCCCTGAAATTTTATAAAGGTCGCGCTTTGCCAAAAACGGAGTCTTAGTTAAAAGATATCCTCTCTTCTGTTCTTCGTCTTCTACAAATCTTTGCAAAAGCTGGAGAACCCTTGCACCTTTTGGAAGCATAATCGGAAGCCCCTGACCAATATAGTCAACCGTTCTAAAATACCCTAACTCTCTGCCTATTTTATTGTGGTCTCTCTTCTTGGCTTCCTCAAGTTTTTCTAAATAAGCATTAAGTTCGGACTGTTTTGGAAAAGCTGTTCCGTATATACGCGACAGCATTTTATTTTTTTCATTGCCGCGCCAATAAGCACCGGCCAAGCTTTGCAGCTTAATAGCTTTCAGTTTACCGGTTGACATAAGATGAGGACCTGCGCATAGGTCAACAAAATCTCCTTGCTTATAAAAAGAAATAACCGCGTCGTCAGGCAAATCCTCTATTAACTCAACCTTATACGGCTCGTCCTTTTCTTTCATGAGTTTTATTGCTTCATCTCTCGGAAGTTCATATTTCTCGAGAGGAATATTTTCCTTAATTATTTTCTTCATCTCAGCCTCGATTTTTTCAAAATCTCCGGTTGTGATAGGAGTCTCAAATTCAAAGTCATAATAATATCCGTCTTCAATAGCCGGACCTATCGCTAGTTTTGTATTTGGATACAGCCTCTTTATAGCTTGAGCCAAAACATGCGAGGCGGTGTGACGGTACGCCTTTCTGCCATTTTCATCATTAAATGTCAGAAAACTGACCTCACAGTCGCTTTCGGGAACAAAGTTCATCTCTTTTGTTTCGCCGTTTACATCAGCGGCCAAACAGTTACGCGCCAATCCTTCGCTTATACTTTTTGCCATATCAAGAAGGTTTGTCCCATTTTCATATTCTCTTACGTCTCCGCCTTTTAGAGTAACTTTTATCATTTTATATCATCCTTCCTTATCAAAATCATAAAATACTATTTTACAATCCCAAAAACACGCCTGAAACCAGTGCCACAAAAACACCCAAAACAGCACCGCCCAAAACTTCCAGCGGAGTGTGCCCTAAAAGCTCTTTTAGCTTTTCATCCTTCAATACCGGGTCTTTTTCTTCCCATGCTTCAACTATCATATTTATCATCTTTGCCTGCTCACCGGCAGCTCTTCTTATCCCCGACGCGTCATACATAACAATAAGCGCCAAAGCACAGCATACCACAAACAAAGCGGTGTCAAAGCCCTCAGACATACCAACGCAAGTAGCTAAACAAGCCACAATTGTCGAGTGGGACGACGGCATACCGCCCGGGCCGAAAAATCTGCCCCAATTAATCTTTTTATTTCGTATCCATTCAATTATTCCCTTGATAACGCAGGATAATAACCATGCAAACAAGACTATAAAGAAAATCCTGTTGCTGAAAAACTCCTCAAAATATCTCATATACACATCCACTTTCAAAATTAGGTTGGTTTATACAGGCAATAATCGAATTATTTTTCTCTTATAAGCAGAGATACAGCCAATTCTTTTAGGAACCAAGCCTTATCTCCAAAATATTCAAGAGCTGAGATAGAAACCTCAGTATGGCGTTTCAGAATGTATTCGGCTTTTTCTAAGCCGAGCAAAGTAACAAATGTATTTTTTCCACTCTCTTTGTCGCTGCCAATCGGTTTTCCAAGAATATCCTCATTGCCTGTAACGTCTAGTATATCATCTTTTATTTGAAATGCCAACCCTAAATTTGAAGAAAATTGACTTATTTTATTAAATTCTTCATTCTCTATAACTCCGCCTATAATACAGCCTAAACTTGCTGCCGCTTCTATCAATGCCCCGGTCTTTTTCTTGTGCATTAAAATAAGCTCCTGAATATCAACGTCATCCCTTTTTTCGTTTATAAGGTCTATCACCTGTCCGCCAATCATACCCTTTGTTCCAGAAGCCTGTGACAGTGTTCTAACAAGTTCAATCATAGTTCTTTCATTTAAAGATATAAAATTATCTTTATCGGACATAATTTCAAAAGCTTTATTTAAAAGCGCATCTCCGGCTAATAAAGCAATATTTTCAGGAAACACTTTGTGACAGGTAGGCTTTCCGCGTCTTAAATCATCATTGTCCATGCAGGGCAAATCATCGTGAATCAAGGAATAAGTATGTATACACTCAAGAGCGCAGCCAACTGTTACCGCATCGTCAATATTGCCGCCGAAAAGCTCAGCACAAGCAATAGTAATAACAGGACGGATTCTCTTGCCTCCTGCTAAAAGACTATATTTCATAGCCTCACAGACCATCGCATCAGGTGAATTTGGCACAGCAGCAATACTCTGCAATTTTTCTTCAATCAATTTTATATAAAGTTCCAGCTTTTTTTCAAATTCCTTTGAAGGCTTAACCATTAGTTTTGTTCTCCCATTCCCGCAAAAGGTTGTTCCTCAATCTGCCCTGTTTCCCTGTTCTTTATTAATATATTAATTTTCTGTTCCGCCGCGTCAAGCGCTGCCGTACACTGTTTTGTAAGCTTAACTCCCTTTTCAAAGAGCTCCAGCATTTGGTCAAGAGTTACGTCTCCGCCTTCAAGCTCTTTTACTACAACTTCAAGTTCTTTTAAATTTTTCTCAAATAATTCTCTATTTTCTTTATTTTCCATAGCAATCTCCAAATTATACCGTTTCTATTTATTTTATTAATTTTTCTCTATTTTTTTCACATCTGCAAGCAAGCTTCCGTCACTGACTAAAACTGTGATTTCATCACCGTCTGAAATCTGGCCGACGCTCTTTACCACTTTGCCCGCTGTATCTTTAGTAACAGAAAATCCTCTTTGAAGCGAACTTAGAGGACTGAGAGCGTCAAGCTTTGACGCATTCAGCGCAAGACTCTGCTTTTTCTCATTTAATATTCCCTGGAACGCGTTTTCAAAATTCTTATATAAGCTGTCTAAATATATCCTATTATCCTCCACTTTTACCATAGGATTTTTCAAAACAGTATTTTCACTCAGCATTTTTACTCTCATTCTGCTTCTTTCAACTATACGGTTAGCGCATGTATACATTCTGGAATACACATTATTGAACTTTTCTCTAAGTTCAACCTGAGATGGCACAACAAGCTCTGCAGCAGCGCTCGGCGTAGGCGCTCTCAAATCCGCGACAAAATCCGATATAGTGAAGTCTATCTCATGACCTACAGCCGACACTATAGGTATATGACTGGCAAAAATTGCTCTGGCGACTATTTCTTCATTAAAAGACCACAAATCTTCAATCGAGCCGCCGCCTCTGCCTACAATAAGAACGTCGGCTGAATCAGTATCGTTAAAATAATTTATGGCTTCAACAATACTCTGAGCCGAATTTTCCCCCTGCACAAGAACCGGATAAAGCAGTATATCAGAATATGAAAAACGTCTTGACAGTATATTCATAATATCCCTGATAGCGGCTCCTGTAGGAGCAGTGACAACTCCAATTCTCCCAGGGTACTTAGGCAGAGGTTTTTTATACTTAGGAGAGAACAATCCCTCAGCATCCAGTTTTTGTTTCAGTTTCTCAAAAGCCACATGCAGGTCGCCTATCCCCTCCTGCTCCATATGTTCTATGTATAACTGATATTGTCCGTCTCTTTCATAAACCCCAATTCTTCCTCTAGCCAAAACTTTCATTCCGTTTTGGGGTCTGAAGTTGAGCTTGGCAGCTGCGCTTCTAAACATAACGGCTCTCATAACTCCGGTTTCGTCTTTCAGTGACATATACATATGCCCGGAGGAATGAGCTTTAAAGTTTGAAAGCTCACCTTTAACCAATACGTTATTTAAAATATCATCTCTCGCAATAACCTGCTTTATATATAAATTGACCTGTGTTACAGTCAACGCTTGTCTCTCTATCATAATTTACCTCAAAATTTTACGGCATCAAAATATAATATGCTTTATATTTTATATACGTCAAACAGAGCGGAAGCAATCCGCTATAATCCGGATTAGAACTCGCTCTGTCTGAATATTAAGTTTATACATCTAGTTTTCAAGCTGTTTTTGGATACTTCCCAAAACTCCGTTTACAAATGAAACCGCCTCTTCACCGGCATATTCACGGGTAAGATTTGAAGCCTCATTAACCGAAACAGGCAGCGGCAAATCATCCATATAGAGCATTTCAAACACACCCAGTCTTAAAATCGCCAGGCTGACAGCTCCAATACGTTCAATATCCCATCCGTTTGAAAACTCAGTTATCTTTTTGTCTATCTCATCAATATTCTTTACAACGCCGGCAACTGCCTGGCTGATATATTCGCCCTGTTTACCAGTATCATACTCTTTGAAAAAATCATCTAATATTTCGCTGATATCTTCAGGCTGAAACTTATATTGAAAGAGAATTATAAAAGTATATTCCCTTGCTTTTCTTCTGTCCATAACCAACCACAGAATAACATTCTGCCCCTTCTAAATCAAATTTAATAAAAACGCCTATTCAGCTTTATCTTTTTCCGGCTCTTCGCTCAATCTATCCTTTAAATCTTCCAAGATATCAGAACCTATTTCAACAGCTTCCTCAGCTTTATCCTTAACCTTATCGGCAAAATCCTCAGCTTTATCTTTAGCAATATCAGCTAAGTCTTCCGCCTTATCTTTAGCTAAGCCGGTTAAATCTTCTGCTTTATCTTTAGCTAAATCGACAAACTGCCCGGCTTTTGTTCCTGCTTTCTGAACATAGTCTGACGCCTTGTCAACCACTTCTCCCGCTGCTTCGGCCGCATTATCTACAGCTTCACTGACTGTATACGCTGCAGACCCGCTCTGAGACTTATCGCTATCTTCTTTTGGAACACTGACGCCTTCAACGCTGACATTTACAGCAACAACTGTTAAACCGGTCATTGCTTCAACTTCACTCTTAACCTTTTCCTGGATTTCCCAAGCAACATCCGGTATCTTAGCGCCGTATTCAACAATAATAGACAAATCGAGCGTTACGTCCTTATCGTTCACATTAACCTTTACGCCCTTTGACATATTCTTTTTGCCGAGAAGCTCGGCTATTCCGCCGGAAATCGAGCTTACCATTCCTGATACGCCTTTAACACTGCTTGCCGCAAGCGACGCCACAATAGAAACAACATCGTTTGAAATATTGACATCTCCGGTCTTTGGAGCAGCTTGCTCCTGAGGCGCATTGTTGTCTTCTGCCATAATATAAAACCTCCTAATTCAATTTTCAAAACACTACGTTTGATTATAACATAACAATTTTAAGATTACAATGATTATTTTAGGCGATTTTATTAATTTTTATCATACTTTTATTGTTCAGAACTAATTTTTATTTGCGAAGCTGCAACTCCGGTCTCAGCAATTATAATATCTTTTATCTGAGCCACAGAAGCGCTGTCTAAGTTTCCGCCTTTAACCACAACTGAAACTCCGCTGTCGCTGACTTGCGCAAAACAATCTTCAAACCCTTTTGACTTTACTCCGGTCTCTATTGCATTTTCATTTTCGGAATATTTTGTCAATTTAACTATATTGCTTTCTGCTTCCTTTTTTGCTGATTCTGTTGCGTCTTTATTTGATGAAATCTCTTTCCATTTATCCATTGTGTCGCCTCTCAGTTTATCTCTGTCCTGACGGGATTGTGTTATCACATTGGCACTTTGACTTTGATTATTTTGATTATCCTGATTTTGCTGTTCATTATTATCGCTGTTATTTTGTTTTTCATCGTTATTATCTTTATTTTCATCATTTTTATTATTTGACCAAAATGTCTCCGCATCGTCGGGCGCGGCAGTGCTGGAAACACTGACGGCGT is from Monoglobus pectinilyticus and encodes:
- the xseA gene encoding exodeoxyribonuclease VII large subunit; amino-acid sequence: MIERQALTVTQVNLYIKQVIARDDILNNVLVKGELSNFKAHSSGHMYMSLKDETGVMRAVMFRSAAAKLNFRPQNGMKVLARGRIGVYERDGQYQLYIEHMEQEGIGDLHVAFEKLKQKLDAEGLFSPKYKKPLPKYPGRIGVVTAPTGAAIRDIMNILSRRFSYSDILLYPVLVQGENSAQSIVEAINYFNDTDSADVLIVGRGGGSIEDLWSFNEEIVARAIFASHIPIVSAVGHEIDFTISDFVADLRAPTPSAAAELVVPSQVELREKFNNVYSRMYTCANRIVERSRMRVKMLSENTVLKNPMVKVEDNRIYLDSLYKNFENAFQGILNEKKQSLALNASKLDALSPLSSLQRGFSVTKDTAGKVVKSVGQISDGDEITVLVSDGSLLADVKKIEKN
- the nusB gene encoding transcription antitermination factor NusB; this encodes MDRRKAREYTFIILFQYKFQPEDISEILDDFFKEYDTGKQGEYISQAVAGVVKNIDEIDKKITEFSNGWDIERIGAVSLAILRLGVFEMLYMDDLPLPVSVNEASNLTREYAGEEAVSFVNGVLGSIQKQLEN
- the thrS gene encoding threonine--tRNA ligase, translating into MIKVTLKGGDVREYENGTNLLDMAKSISEGLARNCLAADVNGETKEMNFVPESDCEVSFLTFNDENGRKAYRHTASHVLAQAIKRLYPNTKLAIGPAIEDGYYYDFEFETPITTGDFEKIEAEMKKIIKENIPLEKYELPRDEAIKLMKEKDEPYKVELIEDLPDDAVISFYKQGDFVDLCAGPHLMSTGKLKAIKLQSLAGAYWRGNEKNKMLSRIYGTAFPKQSELNAYLEKLEEAKKRDHNKIGRELGYFRTVDYIGQGLPIMLPKGARVLQLLQRFVEDEEQKRGYLLTKTPFLAKRDLYKISGHWDHYRDGMFVLGDPDAEGEVFALRPMTCPFQFQAYLADMRSYRDLPLRYNETSTLFRNEDSGEMHGLIRVRQFTISEGHLACRPDQLEDEFSGCLDLAKYMLEVLGLDDDVSYRFSKWDENDRDKYIGSPEQWEEVQDRMRVILDDMGIDYTEEDGEAAFYGPKLDIQIKNVYGKEDTLITIQIDFQLAERFGMEYVDSDGTKKYPYVIHRTSIGCYERTLALLLEKYAGALPTWLAPIQVKVLPISDHYMEYANSVSEELQKVGIRVEVDTRKEKIGYKIREAQLEKVPYMLIVGEKEQAEGAVSVRDRKEGDTGSVKLNEFIDTILKKVASKSKD
- a CDS encoding polyprenyl synthetase family protein, which gives rise to MVKPSKEFEKKLELYIKLIEEKLQSIAAVPNSPDAMVCEAMKYSLLAGGKRIRPVITIACAELFGGNIDDAVTVGCALECIHTYSLIHDDLPCMDNDDLRRGKPTCHKVFPENIALLAGDALLNKAFEIMSDKDNFISLNERTMIELVRTLSQASGTKGMIGGQVIDLINEKRDDVDIQELILMHKKKTGALIEAAASLGCIIGGVIENEEFNKISQFSSNLGLAFQIKDDILDVTGNEDILGKPIGSDKESGKNTFVTLLGLEKAEYILKRHTEVSISALEYFGDKAWFLKELAVSLLIREK
- a CDS encoding Asp23/Gls24 family envelope stress response protein, with translation MAEDNNAPQEQAAPKTGDVNISNDVVSIVASLAASSVKGVSGMVSSISGGIAELLGKKNMSKGVKVNVNDKDVTLDLSIIVEYGAKIPDVAWEIQEKVKSEVEAMTGLTVVAVNVSVEGVSVPKEDSDKSQSGSAAYTVSEAVDNAAEAAGEVVDKASDYVQKAGTKAGQFVDLAKDKAEDLTGLAKDKAEDLADIAKDKAEDFADKVKDKAEEAVEIGSDILEDLKDRLSEEPEKDKAE
- a CDS encoding divergent PAP2 family protein, which encodes MRYFEEFFSNRIFFIVLFAWLLSCVIKGIIEWIRNKKINWGRFFGPGGMPSSHSTIVACLATCVGMSEGFDTALFVVCCALALIVMYDASGIRRAAGEQAKMINMIVEAWEEKDPVLKDEKLKELLGHTPLEVLGGAVLGVFVALVSGVFLGL
- the xseB gene encoding exodeoxyribonuclease VII small subunit, encoding MENKENRELFEKNLKELEVVVKELEGGDVTLDQMLELFEKGVKLTKQCTAALDAAEQKINILIKNRETGQIEEQPFAGMGEQN
- a CDS encoding SpoIIIAH-like family protein — its product is MNSKKKAKFRGKQVLVVGLIALVLAAGYYRWTISAVKSDAVSVSSTAAPDDAETFWSNNKNDENKDNNDEKQNNSDNNEQQNQDNQNNQSQSANVITQSRQDRDKLRGDTMDKWKEISSNKDATESAKKEAESNIVKLTKYSENENAIETGVKSKGFEDCFAQVSDSGVSVVVKGGNLDSASVAQIKDIIIAETGVAASQIKISSEQ